The following DNA comes from Fundulus heteroclitus isolate FHET01 chromosome 1, MU-UCD_Fhet_4.1, whole genome shotgun sequence.
CAGTGGACACACACACTTCCAGGGCGGTCAGAGAGTGAGTGGCACATTGACAAGCTGCTTCTCCAGAGATGGAGCTGTCCATGAAGACAAAAGCCTGCTGACACACATGCACAGCAGAAGAGGGATTTCAACAGGCGGACAATGCTGAAAACCACTaacaggctttttttctttcttttgtgcCGGATGCGTTTATCTGTTTATAGCTTCGTGTAAACATGTTAACCCTAGAAACTCGATACACAAAAATACTGGTTGACAAACTAGCAATGAAGGCATAATTACACACTTAAACAAGCTGAACAAAAAGGTGTACATGTACAAACCACCCCAAAACACGGCTGACATGAGTCAAAGTGTCAGCCAGAGGAGCCCTGGGGAGAGTCACTGTGTGTGCTGAGGAGGACACGGCATGGTTACACAACCAGGGCCTGTCGGCTTAATGATAGTCAGCGTGGTAGGCTTACAGTTGGGACAGATGCTCATTCTTATAGTAAtatatttcctgttttaaacaTACTGAAATGAAACACAGGCACATATAAACGCAGCATTAAAAATCGTTCATGGACATGGAAATCCGTTGTCaagtaaataataaacataCTCGGTGTAAAACTGACGGTCAACACTAGAGGTCAGACTACTATCAGTATAAGATATTGAAAGCAACAGAACAGACTGGCTCATCAAAGCAGCGGTAAATTACACATGTAAGGGAATTATTTATTCCCAAGGTATTGAGTGAAAAACTGGTAATTACCTCTTAATCACTGGGTTTGTTTGGCAAATATGGGAGCCAAATCAttctttatttcattcattggAATCGTTTATCAAACATAAGATGAAAGACTAAAGGTGTGGGAGCAGTATATGGCTTAGTCAGCTGTGGTAAACGACTTCACTTGTTTTACGagtaaataaatgacagagaTATTTAGAGGCCGGTCCTTTTTATTCGTTAGGTTCCATGGAAAGGGCGAACCACAGCTTCAATTAACCACTGACATATTTTCCTAATTAGACCAGGAATTCCCTCTGACTCATGGAAACCTAGCGGTAGATACACCCAAAACTGATTATAGATTGGCTTGGATAATTGCCAAAAGCAAAATTATGTAAGAAGATGGGGCAGAAAGATCAAGGAAGTTAAAGCAAATATTGTCTTTAGTTTATTtctctgtgaaaaaaacaaaataagtttcAGGAAATAGAAAAACTGTCAAAAGAAGTTTTAAGttgtaagtaaataaaaaaaagaaaatctgtattCGTtgagatttacaaaaaaaaaacccagaaaacgAACAGTTACAAGATTTCAAgagtgtttgtcttttttttttctttatgttgtTTGATGCTCAGCTGAAAAGGAGAACTCCCAGAGTTTGCTTGACAATGATTCTGCGCAGCATTTGAAGCTAAGGGACAGGCAACGGTTCTTTGAAGACACCTACCAGCATGACATGGACAACTACCTGCCCTCTACCCACCTACAGGTTGACTGCAGGAAACGTGAGCAATTTCTACTCTTCAATTAAGTGAATCTTACTTTTAAGTAAAAGAGAGTTCAAATATAAGTCAACATCATATAAATATGTATGATTTCACATTTTGCAAGTTGTTCAAGTACAGTGCATTGCAAAAACAGTTCATACCCTTTCAATACTtccacattttgacacattacactgtcaaatgtttttctttgggattttatgtgagggaccaacacaaagtagtgcattattattattattaaggaacactatactttgtttttgcaaatacaaatcttaaaagtgtggagTACATTTATAATCAGCCTCCTGAGTCAATATTTTGTGGAACCAGCTTTTGCAGCGATCAATGTCTCTTGAAATATCTCTTGGCCAGCAATTTCCATTCTTCCTTGCAcaatagctcaaactcagtcaaGAGGGCGAGTATCTGTGACTTTCTACTGTTGCCATAAATTATCTGTGAGATTTAGAACTAAacttttgactgggccattccaacGCATTAATATGCTTTGACAATTTAAAGGGTTCCACTGTAGTTCAGGCTGTATCATTAGCTTTGTTGTCAATTGGCAGACATTAGCAGATTTTCTTTTGAGGGTCACACCATATTTAGCTCCATATTGTCTTCCAagcaactctgaccagcttcgcTTTCACAGCTAAAGAAAGGTATTCACACAGCAACTTTCTGCCTCCAATGtgttataataatatttaatgagTAATGCTGATaaacctgatattcagccggacagagtttagtttttttcttaagtTTATTGCAGGGATTAGTAGGCAGGCGAAACCAGACTGGATGGAAGAGTAGTGGCAGGTGAGGAAGGCAAGCACAACCAGACTGGCCAGGGGTTACAGGCAGTGAATGGACAAACCTGATGATAAAGGCAGGGGCTgaccagaacaggtgatatgTACTGAGAAACCAGCAGAATGGGCAGAGTAAGCAGCTGGTACTCGTAGGGAAACAagcagacttgtgcagcacgcagacatTGACTGCATTAGAAATTAGCCTGAAAAGACAAATGAAGATTCCAGCTGGTTGAGCACACAGGGACTGGTAGTGGCCGAGCACATTAGACAAGGCGAGACATACTGGTAGTGGATGAAAGAgccaggtatatgtaggcaggtgaacaggtgagcagagttgactgtaattagtggcagcatgTGGAGCTGATGTGAGCTGATGGTCTGAagactggtgactgaggagtggacagagctgataatagaaaaagtctggaaaagtccaaaacaaacaaacaaaaacataaatcatgacacaataaaaatataaacaaattaatCTGCACATACACTAAATACAGTCATAATAAAAAAGTTGTTTCGATGAGGCTCATTTGTGAGATTCCTTATAACTCCTTGGTGCCAGTAAGGGACATTgagaggttcctatgctaaagtaGCTAAGAAAGGAatcatacaggctccttttcctaacTCCTTCCTTACAGGCTGCACTATACGGACATCACTCATCATGGCGATTGCTGATGCACTTGCGCTTTGGCTAAACAGTCCTTACTGAAAAGAGGTATTTGATGGACCCTCAGTCTCCTGGATGCACCACTGAGTAATGATGTCTTATCTTCATAGgaggtttgcagctgtgcaaTCCCATTTCCAAAAGATGGGCTGAACAAACTTTATCCATGACGCCTCTGGTGTGTTATATGGTCTTCTTAATGCTCTTTGTTCAACAAgcctctgaggtcttcacagaactgCTGGATTTATagagagattaaattacacaggtggactgtattaaaaagaaatagatGACATCTGCGGGCCACAGGTTGCATTGGACTTTATCTAAATATATTGAATACACATGatacaaatattaaaacactactttgtgttagtcttaAACATGAACTCCCAcctccaaacaaaaaaatataatttatagcATGAGAAACTGTTCAAAGGCTCAATCGGTATGAATGATTTTAAAGAACAGTAACTTTTCTGAAAAATGTTTGTACATTAATGTTTTacatatggatttttttatatacatgaTGCAGCTCCCATGGGCAGTATTTCATCTATGGAGGTGAACGTGGACACTCTGGAACAGATGGATCTGATGGACATCTCAGATCAAGAAGCCCTTGATGTGTTCCTCAACTCAGGCTCAGTTGGTGATGAGGGAGCCCTGGCTTCTCCACTACCAggtgcacattttttttaagtcactgattagtttaatttcacaaatatatttaatagacTGTTCAGACACAACATTACAGCCACGGGTATATCCTATGAAGAACATGCTATGTACCAACAGGTGCAGGTATACTTTCAATAAGTTCAAAAGATTTTAGCAGACAAGCTACTTCCCAAGTCTGAGAACGACACAGCACAAATACCATTGAGAAATAGCTCAAAGAAGACAAGACAAAAGAAGGTGTAACTTAGCTTCCAGACTAATGGCACCTATGTGAGACATAACCAACCTGCTGCCCTGGGGAATCTATATAAAATCAAGACCCAGCCCAACTTCTAGTCATAGCAAGCATTATTATATTTCCCTTAGAAGACGGGTGAgaccataaacaaaaacaaatatgtgtGAGCCTGCCAAGTAGCCCATGGGAACATTAGGAGTGGCACGtcatagtttttcatcaaaaaaCATAAGATTCTCTTGTTGTTCTTATGGtaacaacattttttaaacaagtaAACAATTCAAATAAGGTAACATTTTGAAAGAGATTCATCtggaacaataaaaaacaaatctctgatttcagatttttttttcccttccttcaGATGACTGCGTCTTCGGAGAAgaaaatttacaattttttatagacaaatattttcaaattactgcaaaaaatatatttctctagatatattttatatttatatgtattttatagTACATGTCAGCACTTGGAATAGTGTTAAAACACGTAAACACCCCTCTAAAATAGGCAGgattttgtgatttaaaataaatgagtgtGATAATTAATCTGAAGCTTTCTACGTTTCATGTGGCACCTTTTCCAGCACAATTTCTCTGAAAAACAGGTATTTtagtggcaataagaattgttgtatcaatgccaaaaagagccaaacagcttttactttcacaagtggatcCTTATTGCTTTTGCTGCAGTGCTCCGCTAGATTTTTGTATGCAAgtagctttattattatttctgtagggaatatttcatgttatatggacactaaaacgAGAAGGtagaggataaaaaaaaggacaaaaggggacaaaaaagggagagaataaTACAATATATAATAAAAGTTACATTAACTTAGCTACATAAGTGTGGAAACTTGTGATTTCTCTAAGCACCGTTTGAATCTCTGCATTCAACCCACTTCAGTTCATACCTGCCAACAATTAGTCTGATTACCCTAACAACCTGACGATTCTGATTAGCCTAAAGTTGAGAACAGCTGTCCCTGAAggattttcttctttctcctttGTTTGCCTCAAATCCCTATAGCCACAGCTCAGATACAGGTAACTAAGAATTGAAAGGATCAAAGCTATCAAGATTAGAGCACTTTTTGCTTCAAGCTGTCAGGCCTCTCTTTTATGCCTTCAGCTCGTTCAAAATGCCACAATTCATCTTTAAACTGGCACAcataaacatgaacaaacaCATGCACAGATAGAGCCCATTCCATTTGCCCTGGATGAGAAAACAAGCCTTTCTTGAGGGGACAGTTCTTTTCTTCATTAtcagtgttaaaaaataaaaacatatactGTCTTTTTGATGGGCATTGATTTAATCTCTTGTGAGAATTTGGCATCGACTTGATTCACGGCTCGTACAAGACCTTTGCCTTTCCTACTCCTCCTCTACTTGGAAATCATGCAGTACTGAATGACAGGCTAACCCATTGCAACCGCCACGCTTGTCTGACCTGTAGCGCAAGATAAACAGGTAACGTCAGTGTTTGTGGAATTCCCAATGTTGTTTGATGCAGAATTAACAACACTTAACATAATAGTGCTGCTGAAAACATTACGTGGCTTCTGCGTGTCTAATgtttcaaatggaaaaaaaagatgaagggGAGACATTTAGCTATCACAGCTGCTGAATATGTTACGCATAGCCCATATGTTTAGTAATTATAGAATCTGTGATTACAAAGCCTTTTCCACTTGATTACTGATGTATATCAGAGATAGCATAAAGGAGGATGCTTCTGTGAAGTATCTATGCAAACCTTTCTGTTCCCTTTACATCTGTAGCAACCctcatttgttttgtaaatagGTGTACTTTGTAGAGAATTTggatattttactgtttttctttccGTTTATTTGGAGCAAAATTTAAGTTTAATTTGGATTATTTAAATGTCTGAAAAAGGACATATCTCATCGATTCGGTCATCTCTCCACTTGCTGTTTATGTTTatgagaaattattaaaaaaatctgttggcTTCTGTTGGCTTTTAAAAGCCTTAATTTTATTGTTCCTCTCTACGTCTCTGAGCCGCTTCGGCAGTATATTTTACCACGGCCCCTTGGATCAGCACACCAGCTTCTGCAGGTTGTACAAAAACTGAGCTCAAAGGATGTCTGGCCAGTCTGGGGCTCTAAATGATGGCATTGAATAGAagacaaaatatgaaatcaaaaacaaacttaTTTTTAGTGATTTTTGACAGTgtaagttgctttgtttttatttctatttttatttcagtattgTGAAATTTTACCTAtttgattatgattattattaactATGATTTGATATCATGATTTATAAAATGTTAATCTAGTCAAAGGTAAGCCATAACAAAATATGTTTCCAAAATGTTCAGATTAAGGGCTACCAGCCTTTAATGCTTATAACTAGCAATTAAGCTTATCAATTGACAATTATTAATCTTATTTACCATAAAAGATGGGTGTTTAAACCAGTTGTGAAACTGAGTTAGGTTAGCCAAGAGTAAATGTTAATAACCTTAATTTATAATTGCTACTGGAATCACTAATCATTAACCTATAGCAAAGGAAAAAATGTGCATGTATATGTGTGTTATGAACTCAAAAGGGTTGACTCTGTAACATTTAGAGACGATTCGAACACTGATTTAAGAATAACTACAGACAACCACGGTTAACTTCCAtcttttttggaccataaggcatGCCGGATTGTAAGGTACACTGTAAATtaatgtgtctatgtgtgtctttgtcaaCATCTAAGATGCACCGGATCATAAGGcacattacatattcttcccaagtgtgtaatatcattCCACCTCTCtgatagggtgaccagatgtccctgATTTCCAGGGACAGACCCCGCTTTGGATGACATGTCCCCGGCAAAATctgtccccagaaatgtccccaatttcagtttatcatgatggagtaaaaaagtttagcacaacaagaggtatttacccggtcttGCCACTGTCCAGACAAAACGAACCAGCccccaggcagagattctgtgcataacaaaatcagagatgtCCCCAggtttcattagagaaatcaaatctggtcaccttaaggaTGAAAAAACCTGACCACATAACGTAAGCAGCGCTGCTTATGggcgtgtttttaaaagcgAAAATTTACACCAGACGATGCAAAGTATGCTTCACAGCTGCGTAATTCTGCGGAGAGAAGAACTTTTGTCATGGgtaagtaattaaagaaagacgaattaccagtaatatatgggtaagGTATTAAATTAGCAGCAACATATcctatgttttgatcacctaaaAGTCTGTGTCTTGACCATATCTGATTAGAAATcacatattttagtttttaaactcTTTAACCTGTCACAACTACATCATGCATGGCACTTTACTTTCGACGACTCCTATTTTGGGATAGTTACGCAAGTGAACTTTAacacaggatgttgtttttGCGTATACACGTCTGAAATTAGAACGTTAATCTAATTTAGGTGTTGCGTAGCACAAATATGTGCATTTTATGCACGTGTTATGCTTCtagtgtacatttattgactgattaaaatgaaatgcTAACCTAAGCGTAGGACACAtatatgctgctttgctgcaccTATGCACTGCAATGCATCCAGTGTGTTTCCTATTAACACcgctcctgagagggagagctgcCGGGAAGACTACAcggccctgtttctaacataaggccaaaataaactgaacttttatgttgaattaacttacttggtttagtGTTGCTAGCGCATACTCCGGGCATGGCTTTCTTACATGAATgtacttctagtttagacattacagtcaggcagtcttctagactgctcaggggtccgatcaggtagtgacacagtgtaccgtaatgctctgaatatccattgagcggagcagcttcgttgctaaccaaagtcgtacttacaaattttaacatactttttaacatacataaaattggtcaagaAGCACAATAAGTACGGTAATCAtacataaggcgcaccggattataaggcgcaccatcaacttttgagaaaatttaaggattttaagttcaccttatagtccaaaaaaatactgtagttaaaattaattgaatcaATAATTCCatgttacagcaattattctttttaatactaatactacttgAACACACTAACTATTGAATCAACCACACAacataaaggaagaaaaaaacttaaatcagCAAAGATTGATGAATGTTGCGTGGCAGTCTTTAAGTCATTATACAATTAATTAACCATAACTTAATTAAACATTGAATGCAGGAAACCCAAGAAACacataaagagagaaaaaaagaaaaaaggaaaagagtaTAGATCTTAATGATAAGATCCAAAATAATAATCTCAACCGTGGGTACAGCTGTCtcatagaaacaaaaataaaacacaataaacagcTTATCACACGAGTTCAGTCACAATGGAAAACAATTCAACAGACAGTTTAACAAACTTCCTCTGGAGTAAAAACATTGGCATCAAACctacctctaaataaaacctCTGCCCAGGCTCAATATCAACTTTTTATATCTAGAAAAGAAATGCAATGGTTTCTTCCCTTCTGTATCTCCCCGGTGGGAGATCAATCACCCACTGGGGTGATTGTGTCGGTCCACCCAGAAATGTAACGTGGGTGGGACAAGAGGCTGGCATCTCCTTGTTGCATCTCACCAGCTATAGTGCTGGGTTGTAGGTGCATCGCCCAGTCTGCGCAGAGCGACTGTAGCAATCCTTGTGGTTTGCATGTCCAAAGCAAAATGGACGTCGCCTCATCAATCGACGGAAAGGTGGGGGACTTCTTTATCTTCTCCTTAGGGTTCTAAACTTCAGTTTAAGTCCGGACCTCCTCTGTCAATCCCACGACAGAGGTTAAAAGGGAGACCTCACAGACTCGTTTGTGTGCCTCCATGTTTAAGGCCACTAAGCTCTCCTTCGAAAGGGAAAGGGGTGATGTGTGGCTTTTATCTAGCAAAAATGTTGATTACTGGGTCCAGCGCGTGTTCAGGTGCGAGGGATTTGCCTTCTGTCATCTTCTGCTCCCAAGTAGCTCACACTTTAACTTGGAACACCCTATTGACACCAATATCTAGTGGCTGTAATTCTTTAGTTAATGCACCCAGAATGATGGCAAGCTCCGAATTAGTTTGCTTAACTTGGTTTTTGATAGTAATGGAGAGATGGATGTGCATTGAGTCGCAGATCAATAGGGACAgagatttgtggaaaaaaacatctggGCTCTTGAGCCACTCACTCATCTTTTCCTTGTCCATCGAGCCCTTTGGGTTAGCTTTGATGATGACATCGGCTGGAAATGTTTCTTTTGGCAAGTTCTCCCTCTTGAAAATTACTATGGGTGGAAGTTTCTGGCCATTAGCCTGGCAACCAAGAACTACAGTGAAGGATAACTTCTAATTGCCTGTGGTGCGTATAGATAGATGTGGTCCCTGTTTTTTCCCCAGTGGGGTTCATGAGGATGCCGGGGGTGAGGGGAACTTCGTCGATATTAACAATGTGCTCTGGCAGGATCTTCTTTTCAGTGATCTTGCTTTTGCAGTATGCTCGGAAAGTGACTAGCTTTCCTTCATAATCATTTGGTAGTTGCTGCAAGATGGTAGTTTGTATGTGGATGGAGAGATTATGAATTATCATAAAACAAAAGTACCAAGAATGACCTCCTTGAAAGTAATTGATATTCATGTCCCGTGCTAACGCTGTTGGCTTCATTCAAATACAGATTGTAGAGACGCTTCTACCTGCTGCTCTCTGTTCAATAACCCAGTGTTCAATTTTGTGGCCATCTCACGTTGTTCCCTCGGAAACTCTGTGTGGTCTACTTTATTTGGCGCAGGTAAACTTCTTGCTTCCTCCACTTCCGTACCATTGATCCATTCATGTTAAATTCTCTTGCACCTGCTCTATTCCTATGTTCTACTGCATGACTGAGAGCCTTGAGTTTGAAGTCCACGTCATAAGTGTCTCTCTTGACAGGTGTCATTTTGTGGTctttatacacacatacactgtACTATTATGACGAAGCACAGTATGTATTACTCCGTGACGCACTTGACTATGGTGGCTGTAATGGTGCAAGCGGTGTGGCTTTGTACGGTagtttaccaaagtcatactaaaacattttgacagtGTACTGTGAGCGTCCTGTACCACACAAAATCACTTTGAAGTCGGTAAGCACAACCAGAATTACCGTAATCCACATATAAGGCacaacatcatttttttttgataaaattaAAGACTCAAATGAGCCTGTAGTCCGGTTAGGGAACCCTAACGCTACCCGGTATATTTTTATACCATGGATGACTGAAGACGGTCGTTAACCATTAATCAAAACATGGGACAACTGTGACACTACAAAGACTTGACGTTTCTCTGaaaccaacaaaacaacaaagcctAAACTTGTCAGGGAGGCTGCCAAAATGCAGACAACCACTCTCAAGAGCCTGAAGCTATTTCTTCCTGGTAGTGATTATGTTCTTCATGTGACAACAGTTTCCTACATTCTCATATGTCTAGATGAAGaaggaatatgtttttttctcccaaaaaaGCATCCTTACATCACCAGAAAAATGCTTTATAGAGTGATCAAACCACTGAGGTTACTCTTTTCATATATTTTGGTGGCAACAGCTTTGCACTAGTACAGAATAATCACATTTTAGGCTCTTGTGCGCACATACCGAGGCAGTATTTATAATCCTCTGACAAATCTAATAAATTgattgaaacattttgttttacattgagTTATAGATTGTGAGGACGATGATGAGGATGAAGAAGGTGAGGTTGTCTACAGGGAACGCGCACCCCTGCAACGGCAAAAAGAAGTCTATCGTGGATCACAGTCTCGGTTCTCCTCAACATCATCTGGTTCCAGTGTGACCAGCACAGGTGGAGCCGACACACCAGTGATCCAGTCCGATGACGAAGACGTGCATGCCGACACTCTTCTGCTGACCTCCGTTCCCCATACAAGAGATGAAGAAACAGAGGAAGAAGATGaggaagaaaaatgcttttcaacAACCCATCAATAAGACTGAGCTCCACTCCTTCCCTCTGtacatttgtattattttttattagctaAAACGCCCAGCATGGGTGGGTTAACGctgatttgctttgtctttTGGCGTGTGCGTTTTTCTCTACTATTTTGTTTTGTAGTTATGTAACACATTCAATGGATAGCTTGCTGGCGGTTCTCTCAAAAGAcgttaaaaataattacatgacTCATTGTTTTCTTCTGCACAAACATGTTCTGCTTGATATAAAACATGTTCAGTTTTACTCCTTAAACTGCTGGGGGGAATCTTTATGTTTCAGTTATGTCAAGTACTAAAAAATGATTGCAACACCTGGTCACAATTCAAACAAGCCAGATTCAAATTTAAAAGGTAGGTTAatttgaggggaaaatgtgttcTCACTGGACCTTTACCAcagctctgtttaaaaaaaaaaagtgagacttGGTATTAGTTGCAAATAAATATATGGTGGTTTCTAAGATATTACACAGAAGACATTCAAATCAGtaacaaaagtaaaatcttatattaaaggggcctagtcacatacTATGACTACCAATTTTTATGCCAGTAGCTCACACTGGTGGCATACAaatgttttctgattaaattattgCGCACTGTTggcatattatattttatttctgtctttctcttttgtatatatatttacctGAACAAGACCACATGACCTGAAGTATAACATTGTGCATGTGTGAAATTAGTAAACAAGGAGAGGTTATGGGGCCGAGTGAGTTAGCAACGTCCAGAACAGGTGAGATAAGAAAggttaagtaaccctaaccATAAAGATCGGATTCATCTTCGACCACACAGAGTTGTCATTTTACTACGAGGCACTGCAGTGCGGTCTACCGGCTCATACAGTAGCCATGTCAATTGTCACCACGTTGCTTAATGATAGTACTGCTGGCAAATTGCACAACAATGTTGATGTCTGCTGATCGCACCTGGAGCAAAATTCTTTTCAGGTTAAAAAGCCTAAGTATTTAAATACTATCAGGGTGATCCTTTGGCATGTATTGTTTTATgtgaagatgaatatatgtttttgtgtgtttataatGGTCAAAATAGATGACTGTGCCCATTTAAAAGCCAAAAACCGCCAAAATCA
Coding sequences within:
- the LOC105932285 gene encoding dysbindin isoform X2, with translation MSSAGSTNHNKRLASEKENSQSLLDNDSAQHLKLRDRQRFFEDTYQHDMDNYLPSTHLQVDCRKPPMGSISSMEVNVDTLEQMDLMDISDQEALDVFLNSGSVGDEGALASPLPDCEDDDEDEEGEVVYRERAPLQRQKEVYRGSQSRFSSTSSGSSVTSTGGADTPVIQSDDEDVHADTLLLTSVPHTRDEETEEEDEEEKCFSTTHQ
- the LOC105932285 gene encoding dysbindin isoform X1 yields the protein MSSAGSTNHNKRLASEKENSQSLLDNDSAQHLKLRDRQRFFEDTYQHDMDNYLPSTHLQVDCRKPPMGSISSMEVNVDTLEQMDLMDISDQEALDVFLNSGSVGDEGALASPLPVIDCEDDDEDEEGEVVYRERAPLQRQKEVYRGSQSRFSSTSSGSSVTSTGGADTPVIQSDDEDVHADTLLLTSVPHTRDEETEEEDEEEKCFSTTHQ